In the genome of Camelus bactrianus isolate YW-2024 breed Bactrian camel chromosome 18, ASM4877302v1, whole genome shotgun sequence, the window GCCACCAGCCAAGATGCGGCCAGGTTCTCTGTGCCTGGGACACCGTGGTGCCTGAACTTGTAGGTTCTTGtaaatttttcttccttgaatCTACAAGGGCCTCCAGGGATGGCTTTACATCCCAGACGGCCACACCGAGGGATGGATGCACCCCTCTTCTTTCTCCTACCCATCTCGGGGCGGGCGTCCAGCAGGCACTCAGTGAATGCCGGTGGGAAACAGCCCACCTGCTCCACGGCCTGCTCATAGTGTCGGAAGTTCTCCAGCTCGCGCTTGGTCCTTTCCGTGAGCTGCTGGAAGATCTGCTTCCGCCAGGCGGCGGTTTGGGCAGGCGTGATGGACAACGAGAGCGTCTGCACCGAGGGGGACAGGCCTGTGGGCCGGCCAGAGCCTCAGGGCCGGGCGCCTGGCCAGTGAGgcctccctttatttttttttttaaccggcTCTTTCTAAGAAAGCTACCACCTCTATAAATCATCCCGTGACCCCTCCCTCCCATCGTTCACCCTGATGGGAAAGCTGATGTCCCCTCGCCCCCCGCCCCAGTTCAGCCCAGAATGGCCACCACTGCTGGGACGTGGGAGGGGACTGGGCTGACGCTCCCCCCTTCCGACGGCCCTTGGCTGGTCTTGGAAGCCCCAGAGAGACTAGATGAGCACAGTGGGGGCACTGGCCAGGCTGGGGGCCTGTTCTGCCCCCCAGGGGTACCCTCTGGGGTGCTGGGCCGCACTTACCCGACTGGACGGCGGACCACTTGAGCACGGCGTGGGCCTCCACGGCACAGCCTCCTCCCGACACCCAGGCCCACAGCGGGGGGTAGCCGGCGCTGTAGGGGTCCTCCAAGCCCAGCGGGAGGAGGCCCAGCGAGGAGAGGTCCGGGGTCTCGGGAAAGCCGGGGGCCGAGTGGCTGGGTCCTTTCTTGGGCTCCTTCAGGTCGATGTTGGTCCAGGGCAGCTCAGCCGGGGCGGAGGCAGAGCCGGCGACCTCCACGCCACGCTCTGCAGTCCCACCGATGTCCGGGTCAGGCCCGGGTCTCTCGGCCTCTGAGCAGGCATCTGTGTCACTGGGCCCACAGGACTCGCCGCTGCCCCTCACCTCGTCGCCAAAGAAGCAGCCAGCGCTAGAAGGAGAGGAGCAGACCTGTGACTCCCTTGGGGGAGAAACACATGCTGTGTGACCCCCTGGACAAGTCACAGCCTCTCTGtgctacacacatacatacacacacacacatacacacacacacacatgaataccTGCTCCCCAGGGAGCTGGAACCTCAGGAACTTTAAAAGGGCCTCCGGCCACACCTAGAATCAGTTTGTCTTGGGTCGAAAGCTGGCggtattattacttttttttttttgtaaaatacacGTAccatttaaaatcataaaatacagtggcattaagtatattcacaatgttgggCAACCACTACCGAGTTCCAGAAACTTCTCATCAGCCTAAACGGAAACCCTATACATGAGAGGTCAATCTCCAACCTCCTCTTTTCCTCTTatcccctggaaaccactaatttgctttctgtctccatggggTCCACCAATTCTGAACATTTCCCGTACACGGCATCATACAGCATGTGACCTTTGGTGACTGGCTGCTGTCACTTAGTGTGATGAtgtcaaggttcatctgtgttgtagacAATACTTCGTTCCTTTTTATTggtaagtaatattccattgtatgacacACCACATTATATTCACCTATTCATCCACTGAAGGACACTTGAGtggtttccacattttggctgcTGTGAAGGGCACTTCTATAAATATTCCTGTACCAATTTTGTCTGAACATCTGTTTTTGGTTCTCCTGGGTACTTGCCCAGGAGTGAAATGGCTAGGTCATCTAGTAACTCTATCCGTAACTTCTTGAGGAACTGCTGGCCTATTTTCTAAAGTGGCTGGTCTTCcacccccaccagcagtgcaggagagtTCCAGTGTCCCCACATCTTGTTAACACACGCTACTGTCTTTCTTTCTGATTACATCAGCTGTGGGGCGGGAGgcggtatctcattgtgggtttatTCGCATTTCCCCCATGACTCATGACCGTGTTCATCGTTCGCATGTCTGCTTTGGAggaatgtctgttcaagtcctttgccttcTTTgagtcatttctctttctgttgttcGTTGTGAGGGCCCTTTTTCTAGTCTAGGTACTAGACCTTGTCCAACATGTGATTAGCCAATATTCTCTTCCATTCTGgggattgtcttttcattttcttgatagtgtcctttgatgcacagaagttctTAATGTTGATGAAGTctgatttatctgttttttctttagttttcatgCCTTGGGTGTCATAAATAAGAAGCCACAGCCAAATCCAGGGTCGTGAAGTTTTGGCATCAGtggtttgggaagttctcagctgACTCCAATGTGCTGTTTGAGGACCACCAGCTGAAGAGCCTAAACCCTCAGGTAAGTGTGAGCAGACCCTGCCTGGCTGGCCTCCCGGCATCTCTGGGCTAACAGTGCAGCCAAGTGCTGACCACCaagctgggggagcagaggggtgTGGACCAGGGGCCGAGCAGAGCCCAGGCTGCAGACAGGAGTGTGGCCAGCTGGGGAGTGTGGTGCCAAGGGCCCCTGTGCCGTGGGACCGGGCAGGTGAGTACTGGGGGCGCCTTCTCCATCATGGAGCTAAAACACGCCCAGCTGAGATGCCAAGTCATCTGCTGTGTTCTAACAGccagtgggcagggccaggacgCATCCACACTCCCCAGCCCCGGGGATCTCAAGGTGTCGTCCCCAGAACTGCAGCGGCAGTGTACCTGGGACCTTGCaagaaatgcaaaatttcaagaaagaagctctggggtagggggtggaaaTCCACAGGAATGaggcctccaggtgattctgcgGCAGGTCCAAGTTTGAGGTCCCTGCTCCAGATGAGAGAGACCCTCCATCTTTCTAGCGTTCCTTTGACAGGGGCCTGAGCACCCTCCCCGCAGAGAAGCTCGTCCTCTCCCCGATCTCGAGGCCTCAGGACCAGCGGGCCAGCCCTGCTTGGGAACCGTCCCCGGTTCCCACATGGTTGGATATCCCAGCCTCGCTCCCGCCTCGGGTCGAGAAGGACACTGGGTACAGGAAGGGAGGAGGCCGTGGCTCTCGTGGGTCAGGACCTGGTTTTCTCCTGCCTGGGACAAAGCCCAGTGTCCAGCTGAGAGGCCTTCCTGACACCGTCCACCGAGGCTGCCAGCAGCCCTCCTGGACCGACCCCACGGGGCCCCGCCACCTCGATCACCTGAGGAGGCTGGACGAGCTGCCCGAGTGCGAGCGGTCACACTCCCGGCCAGCGACAATGGCCTTCCACGTCTTCCCGCTGAGCTCGCTCTGGGTGACACCCTGACGGAAGTACAAGGCCCGGTCCTCCCAGCCGATGCCCCAGACCTGGAACACAGAGGTGCTGTCAAGGGGGAGGCCAGAGCAGACAGGGGGGCTCCCTTCCCTTTGGGGATGTTGGGGGAGGacgagggtggggagggcacccCAAGTCTGGAGGACAGGGCTGCCAATGCGGGCAGGGGTTCCCTGAGTGCGTGTGTGTTAGGGGCTGTGAGGTGGGCGCAGGACTGGCCACAGCACAAGCTCAGGAGAAGCAGGGGCCCCGTCCTGGCTCCTCGGCCTCAGGCAGACCCAGGACTCTGGGGAGATGGGGTCCAGAGGAGGGGTGGGCGCTATCGGAACACGAGGTCCACCTATGTCCCCTTCTTCCGTGTGGCCTTTGGTGGGCAGGAGCTGCTCCCCAAGTGAACTCAGAGCCTGGTCTTGGTCTTTTCAAAGATGCAAAATAACCTCCTTGATTCTGACCCCATATTCTATGGGAAGAGTGGCCAAGTGggcctcctgccctctgcctttGGGCGCTGAGGACAGAAGGTGtgccaggcaggggaggggccagggagcAGCCCACCTGGGGCCTCAGCCTTGGGGTTGCCTGAAGGCGGAGCCGCAGCCCCAGGTGGCCTTGCCGGGAGGCTGCGGCGTCTCCATCACTTGGTCCTGGCGGTCCAGCCTGAGTGCTCAGTCCTATGAGCACCAGCTAGTGCCTGTCTCGCCCCTGACCTCGGCGGGCCCGGCTCATCACTGGGGTGGGTGACGGGGGACGTGGGGGCACAGGAAAGGCCATCCTCCCACCCCAGGAAGAGCTTCTAGTGCAACGGGAAAGGTGTCACCTACACACCTTGAGTCTTAAAAGTAGCCAAACCACATCACCTACAAGCCGGGGCTACGCTGTGGGACCACACACGTGATGCTTCAGAGACGCTGCAGCTACAGAGTTGGAAGATCTGTTTCATCCTTTACTCGGTGATTTGATTTCacccaaatatttcttaaaaagccTGCCCGGCTCCAGGATGCATGTCCCTCCCCCAGCTCAGTGCTCACTGCCACTGCTCTGAGAGTCCTCGGGAGAGGGACCGGGGCAGGTGGGGGCTGTGGGACTCAGGTGGAAGCAGCCCCCTGCGAGCCCTCCCATGCTGGCATCACGAGCATCCCCGGTGGAGAGGGACAGCGAGGGCCCCAGATCTGACACTCGTGCTGCCGACCGGTCCCCAGGGGCCAGGGCTCGGAACCACGCACACACCTGGTCATTTAGCCCCACATTCACCATCATCATTTCTCCAACCATCTCAATCCAGCTGGTGCCACAGGGGTTGTAAGAGTTGACGCCTCTTCGGAACCAAACCTGGGAAAGTGGGAAGAAACAAGCCTCCCTGGAGGACCGCTGGAACAGAAGGCTTTTTAAGACTGGGGAAGAACAAATGATTTGGTCCCTTGGTTCATGCCACAAATGAGCATAGCACATCCTCCATCTGAGTCCCTCTTCCCCACACCCCTGCTGCGGCGTCCCCTGGGCTTGGCTCCATCCCATGGGGCTGAGGGTCACCTGCTCCCGGCCACACCTGTCCTGGTAGGTCCCGCCCATCCTCTGGCTCTGGGCACTGCCCCTGcagaagtcaaggtgttggctgtTTGACTGCACAgtgagggcaggaggcaggagcttCCTGGGTGCTAGCTGGCAGGCAGCATCTCAAATCCAGACCCTGACCTTTGGGCTGACCGGTGACATCCCGCCCCCCATGaacctgggtgcaatccccaccTTAGCTCAGCCTGGACGCTTGGAAAAGACCGCTTTGTCCAATCAAGTCTGCCTCTATGTCAGATAATGGTCTCAAATGATATTATTGAGGAAAACCATTTTTCTAAAttcattatttgaagaaataacataTTTGGGGTCTATTCTTAGTGCTTTAGGAAACAGTCCCTTTAAACCTAACTTTTTTCACATCAACttgtaaaaatacataaaatccaACCAAATTCCCCTCAAGCCCACCCATCTGGGGCTCCACTGCTCACCTGGcagccacaccccacccccaccccaggccctgctTCATCCCCCGATGACTACCCCTACCCATTCTGGGGGTGACCGGTTACAGGAGAAAACCCTCAACACCCTTTCATAAAAATACCTAGAATGTCTACAACGTCTCCTTAACCCAAAGGAAATTTGCACGAATATTTGTCTGAAGACTAAGTGAATTGCTCATATACATCACATTCTCTGCTCATTTAATCTCTTGCTTTGCAAGAGGCTTAGAAGTTCTGGTTTATGGGAAGTGGGGTGCTCAGGGACCCATGGAGGGGACAGTTGTCTGTATTTTCTCAGGCCGGCATGTGGCCTGAGACTTGGGGAACTTCAGCACTGGAGACAGACTCAGACATGTGGGTGACCCACCCCCTGGAAGCTATGGGGTGCCCCTGACTTGGGGTCAGGAAGAGATCCTGGAAGCAACGTGAAGTCAGCTTATTTTACTGGACCTGCTTCTGATAAAGTAAGAATGACGAGCTCTGGCCAGGAGCAAAGGGGCCCGTTCAGCTGGCTGAGGGTTTCAGAAAACTACTTTCTGATTACTTGAAATGTTATGGCCTATCCAGCGATAAATATGGTTGTTCTGCACTTGGTACAGGGACACATGCAGCGGGGGCACCAAACCCCTTGGAGATCACCAAGACATCAACAGCAAACGCACGGTGCTTGGCTGATATCGGATTTGTTCTAAAGGTTAACCACACTCCtgagaacaaaaaaccccacaaacccTCTACATTAAATGGAGCCCTCAGACACAGCCCCCAGGGACCCCGCCTTACTTTCCGGTCCTTGGTGACAGCCCAGACCACACCAACTCCCACGGAGACGTGCATGATCCCGTTTTCAGACATGGGAGACTCCACGATGGACCAAGAACTTCCTGCCCGGCACAGAAGAAAGCGCAAGTGGCCGGTCACCGAGAGctcgggggaggggctgggcgcccccctgcccccacctctcccagcaCCGGGTGCAGGGCTGCCCACCTTTAGGGTTGTTCCTGTTGATTCCTTCCCGGACCAGGGCCTGTCCCTCCCAGAGTGTCACCCACAGCAGGTCGTGGGGCCCACAGCTGATCTGAACCGCCTCCGCCGGGGTGTCCACCAGGGACCACGATGAGCCTTCGGGGTTGGGGTGGCTGACGTCCTCTCTGTACCACACCTGGGTGGCGGGAGAGACCCGAGGGAGGGTCAGGCAGGGTGATTCCAGAGCTCCGTGGCCAGATCAGCTGCCCAAGCTTGGCTGTATTAGCATCAGCATGTGTACGGGCCAAGCGTGGAGTCTCCAGGGGACCGGCGACCAGGATGACCGGATCCTCCTGACCTCGCTCACCCTGCCCCCACTGCCGCCGGGATCCTCGAGTCAGATTAGATGACTCCCCACCCCTGCTGAAAAATGGGATCGTGACACCGACACCTGGACTTTGGCGGTCCTAGAGGAACAGACCTCATCTGTCCTCTGCTTGTCTTTTGGGAACTTCAGCCCCAGCCCGAGTGTCCTGCGCCCCCTAGTGGCAACACACTCTCAGGACACCCATCTCTAAGGAAGCTGGAGACCCCTGGTGAAGTGAGAAAACCACCCAGGTCCCTACACAGGAATGTCTAAAACGTCCATTTCTTAAGCTGAAGAGAGGGAGCATAATACAGTATTTACGGCTGAGCCATTTGCTCTTATTGTCCAAACTGTCTGGCTCATTTCATCTGGAGGGGAGTAAACTTTGCTGTGAGGTCCAGGAGGGCTGGGGACCCCCTCCAAGGAGCTGTCTTCACGCTGGGGACCACAGCCCCCCAACCCCATCaccttgtgttttttttctttttaaaattctttattagtTAGTGAGATTTATTActcatattaattttatttataaactttaaatTCTATGCTATCTAAACAGACTGCCTTAACATTTGTGAATGGTGGGATAGGATCtcacttataataaaaaaaaagaaacatgttcaATGATTTAGTTTGGACAGTATTTTccaagggaaaaatagaaaacagagtaGACTGGTGATAACCCTCCCTCATCACCACCGTTGCTCACAAATGCATGTGTTATGGAGCTCCCCTGCCCCGCTGTGCACATGATGTTTTGCTGGGTGCTTCTTCAAACACCTGATTCAGTAAATCAATCAGCAGCTGGATGACAGCAGCCCTCCCGCTCTGGCAGCCTCCCCTGTGCTACCTGCTCACCTGGGGGCCATCTGCCTGCCCAGCTCCTCCTGAGCCCAGGGTCCCGGTCACACATTTTACGGATGTCAGGAGCGAAGCAGAGCAGGGGTGGCTCCCAGCCGGCACCACTTTCCAACTCATTCTCCCCTCTTTTTGCGTCCAGGTGACCCCTGGATCAGGGCGCTGGCTGTCCCGGGCCAGCTCCCCACCACCCTTCACGTGGCTCAGAGGCAACAACTGTGGGTGGACCTAAGCTCAGACCAAGAGGGACCAGGAGGTAAGCCTGATAAAAACCTGCGGTTGCTGTTCCAAAGCCAACCAGAGAATTTTGGTCAGTTTGCGTTAAGAGAACTGAATAGTCATCAAGTATACTCTACAGCCACAGCCAAAGTAAGGGTGGGGTCGCTAGCACATGGGACCACCCACGTCACTGCTGCTGTCAGGGGTGGGTTGTATTCCTTTGCTAAGTTCACAGACTCCTTGAGAGAagaatcccctctcctctctaaACATCTACCCCCCATGCCCCCCACCCATCCTCCCATCCAaacagccatccatccatccatccatcatccatcatgcacccatccacccacccacccatccatccacccccacccacccccaaaccGTCAATCACCATCTGCTCACCCATCCACAATACTACTAGAGACTGCTGTGTAGGAGGTACCACAAGGGCGCTGGCAGGGAGCTGAGAATCTGTCTCAGGAGACAATACTCATGGTATCTGAGCTGAGGGTGGGCCCTGATCAGTGCTCCGGGGCTCAGAGGAGGGACAGGCGGGGACCAGGAATGGGTGGAAGATCAAAGtctcctgggaggagcaggaCCCAGAAGGTCCACAGGACAGCAGGATCCACAGGAGTGGGGACTCTGGGGACCCCAGGAACAGGCTGCCTGCTCAGGGTATCCCCAGCTGCGGGGACAGGAGGTGAGAAGGTCTCGAgggcagccctcctcctccccccacctctgggAGGACACTGGCAGACCAGCCTCCTCACCTCTGGTCCAGGGCACCGGGGGGCACAGGCCTCACCTTTCCCTGCAGTGACACGGCCCACACAGACAGGCGGCCCACGGGCTCGTCAATGATCTCCCAGCCCCCCACAGAGATGTCGTTGAAGGGATCAGGCAGTTGCTGGGGGTCATCCTCAGCCGGAATCTGAAATTAGGTGGAAGGCAGTAGCAGTCAGCACCTGTGGGCACCTGGGCCAGGAGGCAGCAGTCCTCCCCTCCTGCTGGACCTGGGGACATGCcacaccccccctccccccgctttCCCTCCAGCGtgcctgctccccactcccccagcacGCCGCCTTCCATCCTCCAGCCTGTCCCCAGCTGACTTCCCAGAGAAGGCAGCATCCTGACAGAGGGCTCCTGGCCCTgggtccctgctgccctgtcctcCCTCTGTTGGCCACCAGGCTTGGGCTGCCATCCCCAGGAGGTCACTGCTGCCCCAGCACGGAAGACAGATGCACACGCAGGGGCTCAGCTCTGTGCTTCGTGATGGCCTGACTGCTGTGACTCCATCCCACCTAGAAGGGGGCCGATCACAGAACACGGTCCCACCGGGTGAGCCTTCTGTGACACCAGCCGTCTCCTGGCCCTCTGGCggctcccagccctgggctggcAGCCCCACCTCTGGGCACAGACCCTGCAGAGAGGCCGGGTGAGGGCCTGAGGCCTTCCTCTCATTCAAGGTCCCGTAGGACCCCAGTCCAGGCCTTGCGTCCCTAAGTTGGTTTTTCTAGGTCACTTGAAAAATACAAGAGTGGCTCCTGCGGGGGAAAGGGGAGGCATCACAGCACAGACTGAGCCTCCGCCTGGGACAGGGTGGCCTGGAGACCAGGTCAAGACAAGTTCTGTGCTGTCCTGGGCCACAGTCTGGGCCGGCTCCCTGTGCGGCCATCTCCCAAACGAAGCAACACGCAGGACTGCAGCCTTCCCAATGGGGGAGAGTCAAAGCCCAGGTCCCAGGGTGGGCCTGGTGCCCCGGGCACAGGCGGGGAGAGTGGGACTGCCCTCTGGCCCTGCTCCGCCCCGGGCCACACCGGCTCCCAGACCTTGGCCCAGGCGTCCCGGGACTTGTATCTCCTGTACCGGATCCACCTCCGCCGCCGGACACAAGAATTCCACTTCTTGTCTCTCGTGTAGGTGGCGGGGAAGTCGATGGCATACGTCCATCCCTGAAATACCAAGGTGGGGAGGGCGACCGTGTCAGGCTGTCGAGGAAGAAGTGAAAGAGCCAGGGGAgcggggggcagggcacagcatGGCCCGAAGCATCACCCCCACGGGTCCCAAGCGGGGAGTGCAGGGTGCTGGGGACAGCCCTGGGGGGGGGGCTGGCTGAGCCAAAAGCGCCCCCTCCCCGCGAGGGTGCCACGGCGGGAACTGAGCTCACCTACCCCTTTCTCGGTGGGCTCCCCTCCAAAGTTCTCATCCACGTACCAGTCCGACTCCCACTCCCAATGCGGCGAGGGCAGCGCCACCCCGTCCAGCGCCCGGTGCTGGAGCCCACTCACGTCGCTCCACGGCCAGCGGTCACTTGGCAGGAGCGTCTCACAGAAGCCGCCCACAGGGTTCCAGCGCTGGGGGTCAGGGCAGAGACCAGCCTTAGGCCCGGAGCATCAGAAGGGCAGAGGACCTACCACCAGCAACAGTGCCCCGAGCAGCAGAGGGCACGGCTGACCTGGGCCCCTGGAACCTGCCTGGAGCCCATCCCGTGCAGACCTGGCCAGCTGCCTGGATGAGGACACAACAGGGGCTTGGGCCCCAGCAATCCCGGATCCTACACCACTTGGATCTTCCgaggaatggaagaaaagaatgcGGGTATGGGCTGGGAGCCGGGGGTGCAGGGGCGCGATGTCCCAGCAAACCAACCCAGATGCTCGCTGGCTCGTGACCCCACCTGATTCTCATAGGCCTCCTCCCGGCGGCGGATGGGGACGTCGCTGGCGCACACATACACGTAGACCTGGTTGTCGCAGGCAATGCCCCAGCAGCACTGGGTGGCTGCGCTGACCCGCTTGAACTCCAGCTGGGCGTCCCTGCACAGCTCCCAGGACTGCCCGGCTGTGGAGAGCGTGAACACCCTCCCGAACAGGTCTACCGCCCACAGCACTGAGCTGGGCATGGCCGCGGGGGCTGCAGGAAGACAGCGGCAGGAGGGCGAGGGTCAGCGGGCCCGGTccaggctcccagccccagggacATCCAGGCCAGGCAGGGCCTGAGAACCCTGGCCTTGACTGTCTCCTGCTGCAAGAGGCAAAACTCTGTCCAGACGACAGGCTGAGTGGCCCCAGCAAAGCAGGGACAGAGCCCAGCTCCCCATTCTCAGCCTTTTCCTGTTCTTCACTTTCCCTTCCCTCAATTATGGGGATTTcttcaaacatacaaaaaagtacagagaaaaaGACGTAATATCCTAAAATCCACTGCCCCCAATTTAATGAATGTTGTGATTCGGTCATATTTCGTTCAGCTCTTTCTTGCCAAAAGAATCAATGGAAAGTTATGGATTTGGTTGAATCCCCAACACGCACATCCTGCTGCCAGGGACCCCCCTCATGCTGGTCCCACGTGACCTCCCTCTATGGGTCTGGAGGGCTGGTCCTGCAGGAGAGCCGAGGCGGTGCGCGTGGCGGGGATGTGAGGGGTCTGTCTTCACCCTCCTTGTGTGAccacctgcctctcttcccccacccctcttcctctgccATTCTCCTCTCAggttcccttttccctcttcctttctgctttgggggggaggggggctctaTCAATGTCCCCCCCCCGGGGGGCTGATGGTGCAGCTGCTCCCTGGGGCATACCTCCTGGGGCTCtggtggtggagggagggggaacatGTGGCCAGACCACAGCAGTAAAACAGAGCAGCTGGATgagggcagggggttgggggggtgaggggagggaggggggatcACAGCGAGTAGCTCAGTCTGACAGGGCAGTTCCTGCATCCAAGACCGATCACTGCCCCAAGGGGAGGACACGGCCAGTCTGCTTTGGAAACCAGAGCCACCAGGAGACAGACAGTCTGGATGCCTCGAGGCTGGGGCCAGGCTGTTCTGCTCCTGAGACCCGCTGGGGCACAAGGACACTTCAGAAAgcatgacaacatggatgacaACACGGATGGAACTCATCTGAAAAGAGGAGCATCTGCTACAAGCAACTTGGTTCTTTTAGAACAAAGTGTGTCTGACAAACCCCAAGAAGGAGTGCGGGTGGGAGAGGAAGTGACTGAAGCACGAGGAACAGGAAGCAGGGAAGTGAACAAAGTGACAAGCTTTGGGAAACACGCAGGACAGGAAGTGCACAAAGAGGACAGGTTGGGGGGAAAAGGGGGGAGCCTCACCAGGAGTGGAGAAGCTTGACCTCTCCACCCAGGGCACCACCACCAGGACAAACACATGGGAACTTAGGACATTAGCCTTCTAAAGCCATTTGAAAATTGGCACCTGAGTTCAGGTGCCTGAGCTGGGACCCCTGGAAGAGCTGTGGCAACCCCCAGATGCCCCTCCACTCCTCCCTGGTCAGGCCTGAGGTTCTGCTCTCCCCCTGCAGCGTCTATACTGAGCCAGACCATGGCAACCTGATTCCTGACTCCACCACTTCCTAGCACTGCACCACCCAAAGCCTAAGGGCTAACCTCGCTGTGCCTCGATTTCCTAATCTGTATAAGGCAGAAAGGAATACCGAACTACTTATGTAGTTGTGAGAAATGAATGAGATAATACAGGTACAGAGTTATAATAAAGTGCTCAGTGCCCAGGAAGACCCTGTGCATGTCACTGAAGTCATTTTATTACATGGCATTTGCCATCACAAACTGCCACTTAGCTTCtgtctcttaaaaacaaaaaaatcaaatcccTTCTTGGTCTATCTGAGTCTTCAGCCTCTCCATTCCCTCTGTACTTCCCAGTGctctgcacatagtaggtgttcattCAGAGTCACAGAAAATCATCACCACCTACAGGTACTACATAGCCAACTCCCTAAGCTAAGACAGAACTGCAGCTCCAAAGAAGCCAAATATCATCCATGACTTAAGCTTGAAAGTAAGGTCTTAACAGGTAGGCAGGTATGTGATAGAGCAAGCACTGTGAACTGTCAATAGTAGAAACTAAGTGGTGGACGCGTGGGTGTTTGGAAGGGGGGAGAAGGGGATGTCGGTTACCATGGTGACATTTGTAATGTAAATCCAGTCTTCAAAGATATTTCTCGGCTCACAGGTCACTGTGTAAGTAGCCAGTTAAGTCAGGCTCAGCCTGCAGGTTGAGCTCAATGAATGGGATATTAACTTGTATTGGATACACTTTCCTTCAGAGAAATGACTAAGCAGTAATTTCCACATAGACACAATTGAGCCTTCTGGCAGCTAACAGAAGACTCTACT includes:
- the TECPR1 gene encoding tectonin beta-propeller repeat-containing protein 1 isoform X8, producing the protein MPSSVLWAVDLFGRVFTLSTAGQSWELCRDAQLEFKRVSAATQCCWGIACDNQVYVYVCASDVPIRRREEAYENQRWNPVGGFCETLLPSDRWPWSDVSGLQHRALDGVALPSPHWEWESDWYVDENFGGEPTEKGGWTYAIDFPATYTRDKKWNSCVRRRRWIRYRRYKSRDAWAKIPAEDDPQQLPDPFNDISVGGWEIIDEPVGRLSVWAVSLQGKVWYREDVSHPNPEGSSWSLVDTPAEAVQISCGPHDLLWVTLWEGQALVREGINRNNPKGSSWSIVESPMSENGIMHVSVGVGVVWAVTKDRKVWFRRGVNSYNPCGTSWIEMVGEMMMVNVGLNDQVWGIGWEDRALYFRQGVTQSELSGKTWKAIVAGRECDRSHSGSSSSLLSAGCFFGDEVRGSGESCGPSDTDACSEAERPGPDPDIGGTAERGVEVAGSASAPAELPWTNIDLKEPKKGPSHSAPGFPETPDLSSLGLLPLGLEDPYSAGYPPLWAWVSGGGCAVEAHAVLKWSAVQSGLSPSVQTLSLSITPAQTAAWRKQIFQQLTERTKRELENFRHYEQAVEQSVWVKTGALQWWCDWKPHKWVDVRVALEQFMGHDGARDSILFIYYAVHEEKKYVHVFLNEVTALVPMLHEAKHSFALYTPERTQQRWPVRLAAATEQDMSDWLALLNLSCCESRRVHGRPSPQAIWSVTCKGDIFVSEPSPDLEAPERLLPCDQMFWRQMGGHLRLVEANSRGVVWGIGYDHTAWVYTGGYGGGCFQGLARSTSNIYTQSDVKCVYIYENQRWNPVTGYTSRGLPTDRYMWSDATGLQECTKTSTKPPSLQWTWVSDWFVDFSVSGGTDQEGWQYASDFPASYHGYKTMKDFVRRRCWASRKCKLVTSGPWLEVAPIALGDVSIIPESPGANGSGPSIALWAVSDKGDVLCRLGVSELNPAGSSWLHVGTDQPFASVSIGACYQVWAVARDGSAFYRGSVSPSQPAGNLWYRQGVTPSYPQGSSWEHVSNNVRRVSVGPLDQVWVIANKVQGSRSLSRGTVCHRTGVQPHEPKGRGWDYGIGGGWDHLSVRANATRAPRSSSQETPSRQSGEQSLPSEPLKVAGGPQETLGPVCC